From the Montipora capricornis isolate CH-2021 chromosome 2, ASM3666992v2, whole genome shotgun sequence genome, one window contains:
- the LOC138018544 gene encoding uncharacterized protein encodes MAASQENTVNEPPAPSIEKNKSCFHCCVPKCNGDSRCHSELRFHRLPGRSKDGNIRKQWLIKIRREEGPHFKISASTRVCSRHFREEDYLQPSKSGSRSLKRGAIPSIFDWSTPIKERRKIIRHIGRDTQTDESGNKDMEHQPTTDIQSNEPTTSIQSMQDEIKALQAELLATKEELVKVKYETAAAIKQVEAVQAQASIDIESVQKQAAEQLALSKFGLERFSTDNDSIKFYTGFPTYQHIQDFYEFVRLAAETMTYCYASGERESRPGARTMQLIDELFMFLVRLKLGLFEKDLAHRFQICMSSISRKITTWCNFLYFFLGSQMIWPSRDDVNKFMPESFKAMYPSTRVILDCTEIFVQTPTSLLLQSQFYSSYKSSTTLKGLIGITPYGAISFVSCLYTGGISDKEITRCSGILDLLEQGDSVMADKGFDIDDLLRAKGVALNIPPFLKSQGQFTALDVQKTKTIARLRIHVERAIRRIKEYHFFDTDVPLSTLGSVNQLYTVACLLTNFQGPLILSQNNK; translated from the exons ATGGCGGCTTCGCAAG AAAACACCGTCAACGAACCTCCGGCACCTTCTATAGAGAAAAACAAGTCCTGCTTCCATTGCTGTGTTCCTAAGTGCAATGGGGACTCTCGATGCCACAGTGAACTGAGATTTCATAGGCTGCCCGGCAGATCAAAGGATGGAAACATTCGAAAGCAATGGCTTATTAAAATACGAAGAGAAGAAGGGCCACACTTCAAG ATCTCTGCCAGTACCAGGGTTTGCTCCAGACACTTCAGAGAAGAAGACTACCTTCAACCTAGTAAAAGTGGAAGTCGTTCACTAAAGAGAGGAGCCATCCCTTCGATTTTTGATTGGTCTACACCAATtaaggaaagaagaaaaattattcGACATATAGGAAG AGATACCCAAACAGATGAAAGTGGTAATAAAGACATGGAGCATCAACCAACTACTGACATACAATCAAATGAACCAACTACTAGTATACAGTCAATGCAGGATGAAATCAAAGCACTACAAGCTGAGTTATTGGCCACTAAGGAAGAGCTGGTAAAAGTTAAGTATGAAACAGCAGCTGCAATCAAGCAAGTTGAGGCAGTCCAGGCCCAAGCATCTATTGACATCGAAAGTGTCCAAAAGCAGGCAGCAGAGCAACTGGCCCTAAGCAAATTTGGCCTTGAACGATTTAGCACTGATAATGATTCCATAAAGTTTTACACTGGTTTCCCCACCTATCAACACATTCAGGACTTTTATGAATTTGTCAGGCTGGCAGCAGAAACAATGACCTACTGCTATGCTTCTGGGGAACGAGAAAGCAGGCCCGGAGCAAGAACTATGCAATTAATTGATGAATTGTTCATGTTTCTTGTTCGACTGAAATTAGGGCTCTTTGAAAAAGATCTTGCTCATCGCTTCCAAATTTGTATGTCTTCAATAAGCAGGAAAATAACAACATGGTGCAACTTCCTATATTTTTTCCTTGGAAGCCAAATGATCTGGCCATCACGTGATGATGTAAATAAATTCATGCCTGAGAGTTTCAAGGCCATGTACCCAAGTACAAGAGTTATATTGGACTGCACAGAAATTTTTGTGCAGACCCCAACTTCACTGCTACTCCAATCACAGTTCTATTCTTCGtataaaagtagcacaacactcaAGGGTTTAATTGGAATTACACCATATGGTGCCATCTCTTTTGTGTCATGCCTATATACAGGTGGAATCTCAGACAAAGAAATAACAAGATGCAGTGGTATACTAGATTTACTAGAACAGGGGGATTCAGTGATGGCAGACAAAGGTTTTGACATTGATGATCTTCTTAGGGCAAAAGGTGTAGCTCTGAATATTCCCCCATTCCTCAAAAGTCAAGGCCAGTTTACTGCTCTAGATGTGCAAAAAACTAAGACCATTGCCAGGCTTAGAATACACGTGGAGCGTGCGATAAGGCGGATCAAGGAGTACCACTTTTTTGATACTGATGTACCCCTTTCAACATTAGGTTCTGTAAACCAGCTGTACACAGTGGCTTGCTTGCTCACAAATTTTCAGGGTCCCCTAATATTATCTCAAAATAACAAGTAA
- the LOC138018595 gene encoding uncharacterized protein, which translates to MLLFLLEGDSQDISAFPALTFDDVVRYSKEKSGCTTTSKAYKFMAEPGYLHDIKGKCSCVAGIGGYCHHVIGLLYYLALLKQLGHCCLPDELTCTSMKQRWSVPRGRNIEQKEIQDVLVKKPQMGAQYSTFIKSTLYSPATMYGTWTKNHFSHYTPQSLIATLVPSKEKMKNVPFVPCRYGNVPKGCVLSYQQRMSTDYVINDFTCTAFPELPLDNSEERFENNYSICLDTKQQAAFEALSVTREASLKVQEQTITQSSSSIWYLLRKKRITASKFGLVAKRVSNFGSLVGQLNPSRYVQTNAMKRGIELEAHAAMVYANSAKGGRVNLFPSGLVINPKCAWLGCSPDRKVYDLDAVNSGKNPFGLLEVKVVKEGETTFDNVRYLVKDPVTSAYTLKTTDIYYYQVQCLLGLTVLEWCDFFSYINDSLYVCQRIMFDQFFFQEAKDKVDSFFFQYYLC; encoded by the exons atgttattatttttattggaaGGAGATTCACAAGATATTTCTGCTTTTCCTGCTTTAACATTCGATGATGTTGTGCGATACTCCAAGGAGAAGTCTGGTTGCACTACTACCTCAAAAGCTTACAAATTTATGGCAGAACCGGGCTATCTACACGATATCAAGG GAAAATGTTCCTGTGTTGCTGGAATAGGGGGATACTGTCATCATGTAATTGGTCTGCTGTACTACCTGGCACTTCTTAAGCAACTTGGTCATTGTTGTTTACCTGATGAACTTACCTGTACCAGTATGAAACAGCGATGGAGTGTTCCAAGGGGAAGGAATATTGAGCAAAAGGAAATTCAAGATGTTTTGGTTAAAAAACCCCAGATGGGAGCACAGTACAGTACATTCATCAAAAGCACTCTTTATTCCCCTGCTACTATGTATGGAACATGGACAAAAAATCATTTTAGCCATTACACACCCCAGTCTCTCATAGCAACCCTGGTTCCTAGTaaagaaaagatgaaaaatgTACCATTTGTGCCATGTAGATATGGGAATGTGCCAAAAGGCTGTGTGTTATCATACCAGCAGAGGATGTCAACAGACTATGTTATAAATGATTTCACATGCACTGCTTTTCCAGAATTGCCACTGGACAATTCAGAGGAAAGgtttgaaaacaattattcaatcTGTTTGGATACTAAGCAACAAGCTGCATTTGAAGCACTTTCCGTCACCCGAGAGGCATCTCTTAAAGTTCAAGAACAGACCATAACTCAATCTTCAAGCAGCATCTGGTATCTTCTTCGAAAAAAAAGAATCACCGCCAGCAAATTTGGTTTGGTTGCCAAACGAGTGTCAAATTTTGGCTCTTTAGTAGGCCAGCTCAATCCCAGCAGATATGTCCAAACCAATGCCATGAAAAGGGGGATTGAACTTGAGGCACATGCTGCCATGGTTTATGCAAATTCAGCAAAGGGGGGACGTGTAAATCTTTTCCCTTCGGGTTTGGTTATAAATCCCAAGTGTGCATGGCTGGGCTGCAGTCCTGACCGTAAGGTTTATGACCTGGATGCAGTTAATAGTGGAAAAAATCCCTTTGGCCTACTAGAAGTAAAGGTTGTTAAGGAAGGCGAAACAACATTTGACAATGTCAGATACTTGGTCAAAGATCCTGTCACCAGTGCATATACTTTGAAGACAACAGacatttattattatcaagTTCAATGCCTACTTGGTCTCACTGTTCTGGAGTGGTGTGATTTCTTCAGTTATATCAATGACAGTTTATATGTGTGTCAAAGAATAATgtttgatcagtttttttttcaggaggCCAAAGACAAAGTAGacagttttttctttcaatattatttgtgttga
- the LOC138037143 gene encoding uncharacterized protein — translation MSNKSGEKYACLLTESNLHNKDAQENNKLSKSGSKKRKERKTSKAQAYKKTQLERNRGYIKNLSRQNTTDHEINLLSKGLKFIPTPLTKEQHIRRQLLQDFEQFVRRMRLKYIFHGQNSKPHPYHVKSNWIPQVQPSVALESYLEEVKLQLAEIKLSQPKNNLSSKEREALQSLKTNKDLNVKKADKGSCVVIMDTENKINEGQTLLDNSKHYRPLDEPMVKETQYKVKELIQELHANKNIDDMTKKWLSQTPTPPRIPIFYTLTKIHKPTPVGRPTISGCDGPTERISAFLDRLQPIAQKQASYLKDSTDFINFIESTEVPKHGIIVSMDVTSLYTNIPQEEGIKTICKAYVTHYKDKPPIPTQSLERALTLILKENSFHFNGKNYLQTHGTAMGTKVAVAFANIFMAKVETELLKKSAIKPICWKRYIDDIFSLWGTGREQITHFIEQANNHHATIKLTAEISEEKVTFLDTIVYKGKRFNSSSILDVRTHFKPTETFQYTHFTSCHPLGVKKGFIKGEALRLLRTNSSKENFQNRLEELKKHLRERGYPRNLITQTLSEIHFENRKEALRQKPSREKTILPYVTQYQPSVPSLKNILMKHWQLIEKQPLLRQIYKEPPIISYKRGRSLKDILVKAKL, via the coding sequence ATGTCAAATAAAAGTGGTGAAAAGTATGCCTGTCTACTTACTGAGTCCAACTTACATAACAAGGATGCacaggaaaacaacaaactGTCGAAATCGGGCAGTAAAAAGCGTAAAGAACGCAAAACCTCAAAAGCACAAGCTTATAAAAAAACACAGCTAGAAAGAAACAGGGGGTACATAAAGAACTTATCCAGACAAAACACCACAGATCATGAAATAAATTTACTCTCTAAAGGGTTAAAATTTATACCCACACcattaacaaaagaacaacataTCAGGCGTCAACTTCTTCAGGATTTTGAGCAATTTGTGAGAAGAATGCGCCTGAAATATATCTTTCATGGGCAAAATAGCAAACCACATCCTTATCATGTAAAATCAAACTGGATACCACAAGTTCAACCCTCAGTTGCACTCGAAAGTTATCTTGAAGAGGTTAAATTACAACTGGCAGAAATTAAACTGTCACAGCCAAAAAACAATCTGTCATCAAAAGAACGAGAAGCACTACAatctttaaaaacaaacaaagatctCAATGTGAAAAAAGCAGACAAAGGTTCCTGTGTCGTTATTATGgacacagaaaacaaaataaatgaaggTCAAACGCTACTTGACAACTCGAAACACTATAGACCTTTAGATGAACCGATGGTTAAGGAAACTCAATATAAGGTGAAAGAACTAATACAAGAACTACATGCAAATAAAAACATTGATGACATGACAAAAAAATGGCTGTCACAAACACCGACCCCGCCTAGAATTCCCATATTCTACACCCTAACTAAAATTCACAAGCCTACACCAGTAGGTAGGCCAACAATATCAGGTTGTGACGGACCAACAGAAAGAATCTCAGCATTTCTTGATAGGCTGCAACCGATAGCACAAAAACAGGCTTCTTATCTTAAAGACTCTACAGACTTCATTAATTTCATAGAAAGCACAGAAGTCCCAAAGCACGGGATCATTGTTTCAATGGACGTGACAAGTCTATATACCAACATTCCACAGGAAGAGGGGATCAAAACTATATGCAAGGCATATGTTACTCACTACAAAGATAAACCCCCGATTCCAACACAGTCACTTGAACGGGCGCTCACactcattttaaaagaaaactcatTCCATTTTAATGGAAAAAATTACCTCCAAACACACGGGACAGCGATGGGAACAAAGGTCGCTGTTGCTTTCGCAAATATCTTCATGGCGAAAGTAGAAACAGAGTTATTAAAAAAGAGCGCAATAAAGCCTATCTGTTGGAAAAGATATATAGACGACATCTTCTCTCTCTGGGGTACCGGAAGAGAACAAATAACACActtcattgaacaagcaaataatcACCACGCCACTATTAAATTAACAGCAGAAATCTCTGAGGAAAAAGTCACATTTCTGGATACAATTGTGTACAAAGGCAAACGGTTTAACAGCTCGTCAATTCTCGACGTACGAAcgcatttcaaacctactgaaacttTCCAATATACACATTTCACGTCTTGCCACCCTTTAGGGGTCAAGAAGGGCTTTATAAAAGGCGAAGCCCTCCGGTTACTCAGAACAAATTCctcaaaagaaaactttcaaaaccgACTAGAAGAACTCAAAAAGCATCTTAGAGAGAGAGGATATCCACGAAACTTAATAACTCAAACTCTCTCTGAAATacactttgaaaacaggaaagaaGCACTCCGACAAAAACCATCAAGAGAAAAAACCATTTTGCCCTATGTCACACAGTATCAACCATCAGTTCCCAGCCTTAAAAACATTCTCATGAAACACTGGCAACTGATAGAGAAACAGCCTTTACTCAGACAGATCTACAAAGAACCTCCAATTATATCATACAAACGAGGAAGGTCTCTGAAAGATATACTCGTAAAAGCTAAACTCTGA
- the LOC138018625 gene encoding uncharacterized protein, with protein MGFSRLFIFALVANCFSSPVRSGDEKGDSILPHRLFIEDENFLNDEDGRRESPDLSTLEEISETEDIPDENNLKEKESLDKDRDQDSLPEADTPTIEVLHNHLNVRNGEKTQEDAKPVATEKEDLDLAREDGVHIHIPVNQIVSDAREGDAGIHIPVNQIVSDATEDGARIHIPVNQIVSDAREGDAGIHIPVNQIVSDATEDGARIHIPVNQIVSDAREDGAGIPISVNQIVSDATEDGARIPIPGNQIVSDARESGVGIRIGEFVEAKRVGKASQLHTNAKKVEDSFGGAVHIETNQPVEKEDGASLETSERAADDSKMAAPFQDDGGSGDF; from the exons ATGGGCTTTTCAAGGTTGTTCATTTTTGCTCTCGTCGCAAACTGTTTTTCATCACCGGTTCGTAGTG GGGACGAAAAAGGTGACAGCATACTTCCGCACAGACTCTTTATTGAGGATGAAAATTTCCTTAATGACGAGGACGGTCGCAGGGAAAGCCCGGATCTTTCAACCCTAGAGGAAATTAGTGAGACCGAGGATATCCCTGACGAAAATAACCTCAAAGAAAAGGAGTCACTTGACAAAGACAGAGACCAGGATAGCCTTCCTGAAGCTGATACACCCACTATCGAGGTACTTCACAACCACTTAAATGTTCGTAACGGGGAAAAGACACAAGAGGACGCAAAACCAGTCGCAACAGAAAAAGAAGACTTAGACCTTGCCAGGGAAGATGGTGTGCACATTCACATACCTGTAAATCAGATCGTTTCGGACGCCAGGGAAGGTGATGCAGGCATTCACATACCTGTAAATCAGATCGTTTCGGACGCCACGGAAGATGGTGCACGCATTCACATACCTGTAAATCAGATCGTTTCGGACGCCAGGGAAGGTGATGCAGGCATTCACATACCTGTAAATCAGATCGTTTCGGACGCCACGGAAGATGGTGCACGCATTCACATACCTGTAAATCAGATCGTTTCGGACGCCAGGGAAGATGGTGCAGGCATTCCCATATCTGTAAATCAGATCGTTTCGGACGCCACGGAAGATGGTGCACGCATTCCCATACCTGGAAATCAGATCGTCTCGGACGCCAGGGAAAGTGGTGTTGGCATTCGCATAGGTGAGTTCGTCGAGGCCAAGAGAGTGGGTAAAGCAAGTCAACTTCACACAAATGCAAAGAAAGTCGAGGACAGCTTTGGGGGAGCGGTGCACATAGAGACAAACCAACCTGTGGAAAAGGAAGACGGGGCATCTCTTG AAACCTCGGAAAGAGCTGCAGATgactccaaaatggctgctCCATTTCAAGACGACGGGGGTAGTGGTGATTTTTAA